A window of Sphingobacterium kitahiroshimense genomic DNA:
TGTTGGATCGGCAACTTGACCAGCATGCACTTGAAGTGTTTCGAATTTTAAATTTTTATTTGTAGACATTGTAGTTATAATTAATTAGTTGAAGATTCGTTAATATAAAATAGGGGTGAGATTGTGCACATGGATATGTACTTGAAATCAATAAATTTTAAAAAAGATTGATTAACAAGAAAACGTAAACATGTGCAAAAGCATTCGCATCTGTTTTGATGGAATATTTGTATCTGTTACGTTGGTGCTAGAATTTACCTTCTTGTTTTGTTGTAATGTTATTATCATTTGTCGTTTCATTTATATCCTCCAAAGCAATATTACTTTGGACAGGAATTGGCACCTTTTCAAACGTATTTTGAAGGTTGCCAGTGGGTCATTGAGCCAGTCTCTCGCCACTTCTTTATAAATCAAGACCTGATTAAGAGGTGTTGATTAGATGTATTTCTATTTGAACTACGTTGCAAATATATGCCTTGCTTTTTACAAACCAAAATATTTTATGCTATTTCTTAGAAAATACCTCTAATTCTACTCGTAATTGATCGTAAGCTCTCACTATTATGTAAGTATTGGTAGTTGATGGGGCAGCATTTATTTATTCCGATATGTTTATACGTCGTGGATGAAATCCATATAAGTAATTGAAAGCAATATAACTGAAGCATACGATGTTAAACAGACAACAGCAGAGCGATGATCCTGTGATCGTTTTTTTTATAAAAAGAGCATAGGAACCTTGTGAGTTCCTATGCTTTCTTCAAATTACTTTGTATGAAACAATAATTCGCCTTTGCCAGTTGGAGCAAGTGGTTTTTATTTAATAATACGTTTAATCTTATTTGATTTTTTAATCAATTTGTGTAATTGACTGTAATTTTCATCTTGGATGGCATCTTTTAAAGCCTGCAGCTGCTTGATGTTTTCCTCTAAGACTTCGAGTACATTAACTCTGTTCTGTTTAAAAATAGGTGTCCACATATCCGGTGAGCTTTTTGCTAAGCGTACCGTTGATTCAAAACCAGATCCTGCCAATTCAAATATCCGGCCCTGCGATTTCTCTTTCTCTAAAACAGTTAGAGCAAGAGCAAAAGAAGTCAGGTGGGAAATATGCGAAACATAAGCTGTATGTGTATCATGCTCTTCTGCAGTCATAAATGATGTCCGCATTTCCAGTTGTTCAGTAATGGAATCTGCTAATTCGAAAGCATCTTCATCAGATTTGAATGCCTCAACGTAAACCATCATTTTATCTTTGAACAAGTTTGGTAGTGCCGCTTCTGGGCCTGAATATTCAGTACCTGCCATAGGATGAGCAGCAACATAACGACCACGATTGGCATGTTCAGCGATTAATTGTAAGATATTAAGCTTAGTAGAACCCATGTCAATAATAACTTGATCCGTCACTAAATCTAATATTTTGGGAGCTAATGTGATAATAGCATCAACGGGAGCCGTTAAAATAATCACTTTACATTTTTCTAGAGCTTCCTCCAATGTTGCTTTCTGATCAATGAATCCAATTTGCAATGCTTTTGTTAAATTAGCATCACTTTTGTCAACACCAAATACCTGATCACAAAATTTCTTTTCTTTTAGTTTCATGGCGACGGAGCCACCAATTAACCCGACGCCAATAATGGCTATATTCATCATTTTATTTCAATCTTAATTCGTTCCTTTTGCTTCTTTTATTCTAGCAATTGCTTCATTTAACACTTCAGCTGAGGCACATAAACTTATTCTAATATAGGCGTTTCCTGCACTTCCGAATATACCCCCGGGAGTAATAAAGACACGTGATAGATCTAACACCTCATCACTTAACGTGTAGCCTGATTCGTAATTATCTGGAATTTTGGCCCACACAAATAAACCGACCTGATTCTTTTTATATGTACAACCCAACAGGTTCATGATTTCGAAAACCAACTGTCTTCTTTCGTGATAGATTGCATTTAAATCTTGATACCATGTTTGATCCAACTGCAATGCCTTGGCCGCTGCTAATTGAGCTGGTAAGAACATTCCCGAATCCATGTTGCTTTTAAAACGTAATACTTCATTGATTCGCGCCTCTGCACCCACTAACATACCGATTCGCCATCCTGCCATATTGGAGGATTTGCTTAATGAATTAAGTTCCAAGGCAACATCTTTCGCTCCTTCAATAGACATAATGCTTTTAGGTCTGTCTGTTAAGATAAAGCTATAAGGATTGTCATGACAGATTAAAATGTGGTTAGCCTTTGCAAAAGCAATCAGCTCATGATAAAATGCTTCATTTGCACTAGAACCAGTAGGCATATGTGGATAATTGATCCACATTAATTTAACTTTTGACAAGTCGCTTTCAGAAAGCTTTTTAAGATTAGGTAACCAATCCGTTTCTTCAGATAAATCATACGTGATTGCGGACGCTCCACTTAGTCGCACTGCGGCGGCATAAGCAGGATATCCTGGGTTTGGTATTAATACGTGATCACCTTCTTGCAAATAAGTCATGCAAATATGAACAATGCCCTCCTTAGAACCTATTAAAGGTAAAATCTCTGTATTTGGATTGAATGTTGCCTGATAATAGCGTTGATACCAATCTGCAATAGCTTGCCTCAAAACAGGTGAACCTTTATAGTTTTGATAGCCATGTACATTGGTTTTAGCCGCTTCTGTCGTCAAGGTCTGAATAACTTCAGGGTGAGGAGGTAAGTCGGGGCTTCCGATGCCTAAATTAATCACGCGAGCACCTGCTTTATTGAGCTCATCAATCTCTCTTAATTTTTTTGAGAAATAATATTCTTCGGTTTGTTGCAACCTTTTGGCAACTTCTATTTGCATTATGTTCTGGTATTTTACAATTTACAAGGACTAAATTAGGCTTTTTCTATTAAAATACTAGTATAATGTCGTTTAAATTGGTGTTTATTGAATTAAATTTTTAATATCATCCAAGTGCAAGATTTCATTCCTTTAAAGTATTCCTTATATATTGCGCGTAATTTTAGTATTTTTGCTACCTTAATATCATAAATGAAAACATACTTTAGATTACTTTCTTTTGCCAAACCCATTGAGAAATATGCTATTCCGTATATTATCTTTACATTAATTACAGTTGTATTCAGTACGTTAAACTTGGCGATGTTGGCTCCTTTGTTAAATACCTTATTTCTTAAGGAAGAACCTGCTATTCAGATGGTTTTGGTAAAGCCAGATGGTTATAATCCCTTGGATTATTTCAACTATTATTCAAATTTTGCCAATCAAGAGTTTGGCCCTTATAAAGCATTGCAATATGTGTGTATTGCAATTATTTTTTCTGTTTTCATCAGTAATTTGTTTCGCTATCTATCTCAACGCATTATGGAAAATTTACGAATTCACACTTTGTTGAATTTGCGTAAAGCTGTTTTTGATAATGTGATGGATCTGCACTTAGGATATTTTAACAGTCAAAGAAAAGGAGATATTATTTCAAAAATAGCCTCAGATGTTCAGGTGGTACAGTTTTCTGTTACAGGTACTTTGCAAGTAGCTTTTAAAGAACCACTTCAACTTATTGCATATTTAGTCACGTTATTTGCGATCTCAACCAAATTGACTCTTTTTGCGATGTTAGTTATCCCAGTTTCTGCATTTTTTATATCGAAGATTGTTAAGAATTTAAAGGCGCAAGCTATCGCAGGACAAACCTCCTATGCGAATATGATTTCATTTTTAGATGAGGCCTTATCGGGTGCTCGCATTGTTAAAGCATTTAATGGGACAAATTTTGTCAAAAAGCGTTTTAATGATGAGAACGATCGTTATGCCGGTATTATGCGTGCTATGGCGAGCCGTCAACAAATGGGTTCGCCAGTATCCGAATTGTTAGGTGTAATCATGGTGGCGATTATTTTATTATATGGGGGAAATTTAGTTTTGTCAGGTAGTGATGAATTTGGTGCGTCGGAATTTATTGCATATATCGCGATATTCTCCCAAGTTATGCGTCCTGCAAAAGCATTAACTGATGCATTTAGCAATATTCATAATGGTATTGCTGCTGGTGAGCGTGTGCTGGAATTGATTGATACCAAAAGTGAAGTTACTGATAAGCCTAATGCTAAGGAAGTTACTGATTTTAAAGAAGCGATTGAATTTCAACAGGTCGATTTTTCTTATGGTGAAAAGAACATCTTGAAGAATATCAATTTGACTATTGAAAAAGGTAAGACAATTGCGCTAGTAGGCCCATCCGGGGGCGGTAAATCTACACTGGTAGATCTGATACCACGGTTTATGGATGTTACCGGCGGTCAGATTCTTTTTGACGGAATAGACTTAAGAGATCTCGATCAAGAGTCTTTGCGCACGATGATTGGAGTAGTTAATCAAGAATCCATTTTGTTTAATGACACGATTTTTAATAATATTACTTTCTCTAATACTTCTGCTACGCAGGAAGAGGTTGAAGCTGCTGCAAAAATCGCGAATGCTCATGAATTTATTTTAAAAACAGAATTGGGTTATGAAACAAATATCGGTGATCGAGGGGCTAAACTTTCTGGAGGACAGCGCCAACGTATATGTATTGCCCGTGCTGTTTTAAAAAATCCTCCCATTATGTTGCTTGATGAAGCAACATCAGCTTTGGATACTGAATCTGAGAAATTAGTTCAGGATTCCTTATATAAGTTGATGGAAAATCGTACTACAGTTGTTATTGCACACCGTCTAAGTACGATTCAGAGCGCCGACACAATTGTCGTAATTGATGCTGGTCAAATTGTGGAATCAGGTAGCCATAGTGAATTGATTCAGCAGGAGGGTTTATACCGGAAATTAATAGATATGCAACAGTTCACAGATTAATTGTTGTTCAACATATATTGCAGTACCAAAAACAAGGCTAAATTCTACGAATTTAGCCTTGTTTTTGGTACATTTGTTATAGACTAGGAGACATGCTAATGGATGCTAAAGAAAAATTAAATTTCTTAATTTCTAATCCGCTTTTGGATAGTGAGTTAAGAAATATAGCGAATAAAGTGTTGCAAGAGGAACGCATCACATTTGATGAAGGGGTATACCTTTATGAAAAAGCCGAATTGGGTTATTTAGGTGTTTTGGCGAATTTTATTCGTGAGAAAAGACACGGGGATATCACATTTTTTAATCGTAATTTTCATATTGAGCCTACTAATGTATGTGTTTACGATTGTAAATTCTGTTCATATTCCCGTATGATCAAGGAACGTGCTGAAGGATGGGAAATGGATGTGGAAGGCATGATGGATATCGTGAAGAAGTATGATGATGAAGCTGTAACGGAAGTACATATTACAGGTGGTGTGGTGCCGAAGCAAAATCTTGATTTTTATGCGGAGTTCTTTAAAAAATGTAAAGCACATCGTCCGGAATTGCATATTAAAGGATTGACTCCTGTGGAATATTATTATATTTTCAAAAAGGCTAAATTGAGTCATTATGAAGGTATGAAGTATTTGCAATCTTGTGGTTTGGATTCGATGCCTGGTGGTGGGGCTGAAATTTTCCATCCAGAGATCAGAGAGCAGATTGCCCATGATAAATGTACTGCTGAACAGTGGTTGGATATCCACGAACAGGCACATAAGTTGGGAATGCATACCAATGCAACCATGCTTTATGGTCATATCGAGCAATTTTGGCATCGTGTAGATCATATGGAAAGACTTCGTCAGTTGCAAGATAAGACTGGCGGTTTTCAAACCTTTATTCCATTGAAATTTAGAAATAAAGAAAATCAAATGTCACATATTTCTGAGGTTTCTGTGATTGAAGATTTAAGAAATTATGCGATAGCACGTATTTATCTAGATAATTTTGATCATATAAAAGCGTATTGGGCAATGATTTCAAGGGATACTGCACAAATGTCCTTAGCATTTGGTGTTGATGATATCGATGGAACACTGGATGATACGACGAAGATTTACAGTATGGCAGGAGCGGAGGAACAGAATCCCGGTATGTCGACGCAACAGTTGGTTGAGTTGATTAGAAAGGTAGGACGTCATCCAATAGAGCGTGATACCTTATATCATGTTGTCACAGATTACAAGGATGTGGTTTTTGAAGACGATAGCAAGAAGAAGAATTATTATTCACTTCCTGTTGTAAATAATTAAGACATATTTTGAAAAAGACTTTTTATTTTATTCGCCATGGACAAACTGATCTGAATTTGAAAGGTATTGTTCAGGGACGTGGCGTGAATTCTCCTCTAAATGAAACGGGATTGGCACAGGCTCAAGCTTTTTATGATGCTTATAAAGATATCCCGTTTGATAAAATTTATACCTCAACCTTGTTGAGAACACATCAAACAGTAGAATCTTTTATTAAAGATGGTATTTCTTGGCAAGAGCTCGAGGGCTTAGATGAAATTAGTTGGGGAATCTACGAAGGTAAAGAGCAAGACGAATCTATCATGAGTGGATTCAATGCGCTGGTATCAGCATGGAAAAATGGTGAATTGGATGTCAGTGTAGATGAGGGGGAATCTCCTAATGCATTGATGTTACGTCAAAGTGATGCCATAGCACATATGGTTAAACAAGAGCATGAAGAAACCGTACTTGTCTGTATGCACGGTCGTGCCTTACGTATTATTCTTTGCCTATTGACAGGTGTAGATGCCTCAAAAATGGATGAATTTCCTCATACAAACACTGCCTTATATAAATTAACGTATGATAATGATCAATTTGAAATCATTGACTATTATAATACGAAACATCTAGAGGTATTGACAAATGGATAAAGTGAGAGTATCGGCAGTTTCGTATACGAATACATTGCCGTTTTTAAATGGGATTAGACAATCTGCAGTTTTAGATCAGATCGAATTGAGCTTGGATAATCCGAGTGTATGTGCCCAGAAAGTAATTGATGATAAAGCTGATTTGGGTATTATTCCTATAGCAGCGTTATTAAGTCTTCCTCAAGCGCATATCATCACCGACTACTGTATCGGTACGGAGGGGGCTGTTGATTCGGTTTTTATTTTTTCCCATAAACCGATTGAAGAAATCCAGACATTATATCTGGATCAGCAATCACGCACTTCTAATGGTTTAGCACGCGTGTTGTTAAAGCATCACTGGAAGCGTCAAGTTAAACTTGTTGCCAATATAGATGAGGCGGATGCTTATGTCTTGATAGGAGACCGAACATTTGGCAAAAAGAATGAAGTCCCTTATGTTTACGATCTTGGACTTACCTGGAAAGAATTTACAGGTCTTCCTTTTGCGTTCGCAGTTTGGGTCAGTAAAAAGCAGTTACCGGAAGCATTTATCACTTCATTTAATGAAGCTTTAAAACTGGGAGTTTCACATTCTGAAGCTGTGATTCCAGGATTGCCTGAATATAAAGATTTTGATTACCGTCATTATCTTACATCAAGTTTGAACTATCATCTTACAGCTAAAAAGCGAGAAGCTATTGAAAGATATTTAACACTTTTAAAAGGTTTAGATACATAATAGTGTTAGAAATGAATATATAAAAAGCGATTATGGAAATAGTCGCTTTTTACTTTATAACATGATGCCACTTATGGCATCTTAAAACGAGAAACTATGAATACGATTTATTTAGCAGGTGCAATGATTGTTGATGCTGATAATAGGCTTTTGGTTGTAAGAAAAAAAGGCTCATCCTATTTTATGATGCCTGGTGGTAAAATTGAAAAAGGTGAGCTATCTTCTCAAGCCCTTATTCGCGAGCTAAAAGAAGAATTAGATCTGGATATTTTATCACGAGATTTAGAATATATGGGCTTTCATGAAACCGAAGCAGTTAATGAAGCTGATACGCTCGTTAGAGGTGAGGTTTTTAGAATAGAGTTTAAGGAAAAATTAGTTATAATACCACAGGCAGAGCTTGAAGAAGCAACTTGGTTGACCGTAGATAATTATAAAAATTATAAATTAGCACACCTCATTGAAGAATTTACAGTTCCTATCTGGTTAGCAGGTACTTTTGAATATTAACATAGAATCCATAATTTTATCACTGATCTTTATTAAATATCTTTTATGCTATCTTTTCCAAATGCTAAAATAAACTTGGGTCTTCATATTGTAGGTAAGCGACCTGATGGTTATCATGATTTAGAGACGATCTTTTACCCCGTTAACCTGTATGACGCTGTTGAAATTGTTCCACTAAGTTCCGGTAGTACAACTTTTTCGTCGGAGGGTATTGTGATCCCTGGAAAGGGTATGAATTTATGTGAGCGTGCATATCATTTAATTCAACAAGATTTTGATATTCCTTCGGTTGCTATTCATTTATTAAAAAGAATACCAATCGGAGCTGGGATGGGTGGTGGATCTGCAGATGCAGCTTATGTGCTTAAAATGCTAAATGATCAATTTGAGCTGCAACTATCTGTTGTACAACTGGAAAATTATGCGAAGCAGCTGGGCGCAGACTGTCCATTTTTTATTGAAAATAAACCGGTGTATGCAACTGGTATTGGGACTGATTTTGCTCCTATTGAGGTCAATTTGAGCGCATACTATATTGTTATAGTGAATCCTAATATTCACATATCTACCGTTGAGGCTTATAGCGGAGTTGCTGCCAAAACTCCTGAGTTTGATTTAAGGTCCATTATTCAGTTGCCAATCCAGGAATGGAAGTATTATCTGAACAATGATTTTGAACTAACTATATTCGAGCAATTTCCTAAAATTAAGGAACTTAAAGATGCAATGTATTCATCTGGCGCATTATATGCCGCGATGTCGGGCTCAGGTTCTTCTGTGTTTGGAATATTTGAAAATCCTGTTGTGCTGGATGATTTAAAAATTTATGGTGATATTTATTATCCGATTGATCTATCATAAGTGTTATCTAATTTTCTTAATGGAATTGGAAGAAATGTGTTGATTTTTTTCTGTTAGTAGATTATTGAAAGTAGATTATTTTATATCTTATTGTCGCTTTATTTCTTAAAGAATAAGGCGACAATAAGAACTTTATTTTGGTTTTGAAGGCTAAGTAGGTGCGTACTAAAGCTTTGATTTTACTCTTCTTCAAGTTTATAGTCAATTAATTCTCTAGCCTCTTCAAGTACTAACCTTAACTTTTCGGAGTCTAATTTTAGCGACTTGAGTGCTTCTTTATTATTGATAATATCTTTCACGAGTATGATCTGGTTCTGTAATAAAGTTTTCTCTTCTACATCTGTAAGGGTTGTGAGGCAGGTTACAGGATAAAAAACAGCTTTATCCACTCTTTTTTTTATGCTATTGTCTGTTGGGTAGTCCCATGAAAGAAAATTGACGTTATAGTACTTACCAAAGTCCTTGGAGTCTGAAGTTAAATAGGCATTGGTAACGAGCCATCCTTGCGTGAATTTTTTATTTTGACCGAAGAAATGATAGGATATATCACTGATATCTTTAAATCGGGATAAGAAATACATGGGAGTTGTCACTGAAATTTTCGCATCTATATCATTTCGAAATTTGCACTCTATGGCCAACATCTCGTTTCCTTTCGATGCAACAACGTCTATCTCGTGAGAAACTGCGTGGCCTTGGATTGTTTGTCCTGTGGTGCTTTCAAAACCATATTCTTGAAATAAGCGTGCGATCCATTTTTCGAAATAAAAACCTTCAGGACCTAATTCTCGAAGTGCTTTTTTTAGGCTATATCGAGCTGCAAAAGAATTTCTTTGTGATTTTAGGGCTTCAAAAGCTAACTGATATAGCTCTCTTGTGCTTATCCCGTCAAATAGTTTTTCTTTGATTTGTGTATAAACTTTTTCAACTTGTTCATTGTTGGCACCAGATCGCGTTAAAGAATGACGTAAGCTGTCACTGTTAAATGGAACTAGTTCTCCAGAGTATTTTTTTACCAGCATATTAGATTATGGTTACAGTTTAATGTACTCCTGCAATTTACTTGCCATTGCTATTAAAAGTAGCTAAAAGAGTTCTTTAATTAAAATATAAATACCAACAATAAATATAAACCAGCCGAATATGGGCTTTAGATGATCTGTTTGAATTTTTTTCTGAAGTTGATTTCCTATTCCAACACCCAAGGTTGTTATGGTAAGCAGCTTGAACAGAAAATTCCAGTCTATCGTTATATGATCGATATCGCCAAGAAAACCAATAAGAGAATTGATCGTAATGATTGATAATGATGTGCCTATTGCTATACGTATAGGCATATGAAGCAATATAACTAAGGCCGGTATGATCAGAAATCCTCCTCCAGCACCTAAAAAACCGGTTACAAGTCCAATTCCAATGCCCCATGCAATCATCTTAATGGTATGTTGTTTAACTGGATGTTGAGGGCTAGATTGAATTTTCTTGTTTTTTATCATACTCCACGAAGATCCGAGCATCAATGTAGCAAATGAGATCATGGTTAACGTTGATTTTGTAAGCTGATAATGGTTGATCTCTAGAATAACTTCGGGTATATGGACCAGTAAAACTTTACGGACTAAAAGTACAACGATAACAGAGGAAATTCCGAAGTATAATGTTGCCCGGAAATTTACACATTTTTCCTTTGTTTTGATGAAACTTCCTATGAAACTTGTACTTCCAACAATAAATAGGGAATAGGACGTTGCTAGTGTAGGATGTATATGGAATAGGTAGACTAAGACTGGTACTGTCAATATGGAACCACCAGCACCGATTAATCCGAGGGTGATACCGATGAAAATAGACAAAGTGTACCCTATAATTTCCATCGTTGCAACATTGTGTGGCCAAAGAACGGAATAATTATTAGTAAACAAAAACAAAATAGTGTACTGCTTGTTATTAATTACAGAAGAACTTATAAATTTTATACATATGGGCGCGATAGTAGATAAAGTAATAAGCAAAGTAAAAAGTAAAATAGACGAAGAATGTGAGAATGGTACTATTGAGACTTCAGAACGTATCCTTTCTGTTGTGGCTGGAGGTTTTATATTAGGTGCGGGTGTTCGGTATTTGATTAAACATCCACTAACGGCACTTTCTGGATTATCTTTGGGTGGTGCTTTAGTTTACCGTGGTATAACTGGAAAATGTGCAATAAAAAAAGCCATTGAAGACGATGTAGAACGTGTAGAAGTTATTGAGCATCGCTATTTTGTGAAAAAAGACTAATTCGCATTTCTAATTTAGGTTTATACAGAGGGGGTCTAATATGTAACGTATTGGACCTTTTTTAATTCATTACCTTACGTAGATTTTTTCAATTATTTATTTAGCATTAAATTAATTTAATAATTCCCAGCTAATTCATGAATTTTCCAGTAAAAAATCAATCTTTTGGATTTTCTATGCGGTAAATTAGAAAAAAAAGCCTACATTATCCTGATTTTTACAGTAAAAGAAAAAAATATTGAAATTCACAGAATTTGGTTTAGCACCTTCATTGGAAGAAGGCTTAGATAGCATGGGATATGAAGATGCAACACCCATACAGGAACAGGCCATACCTGTTGTGTTGCAACATAAAGATCTGATCGCTTGCGCGCAGACTGGTACAGGGAAGACAGCTTCTTATTTATTGCCTGTTTTACATAAAATAGCTGAAGAACAATCCGATTATATAAATACTTTAATTTTAGTTCCTACCAGAGAGCTCGCTTTGCAAATTGATCAGCAAATCATGGGGCTTGGCTATTTCACTGGGGCAACTTCAATTGCTGTTTATGGTGGTGGAAATGGCATGGATTATGAACAGCAACGGACAGCAATTAAAGAAGGAGCAAATATTATTGTTGCTACTCCTGGACGTTTAATAGCGCATTTAGCATCAGGAAAACTTCATTTTAATAAAGTAAAACATTTCATATTGGATGAAGCAGACCGTATGCTCGATATGGGATTTCATGAAGATATTATGAAGATCATCAGCTTTTTGCCAAAAAAGAGACAGAATCTTTTATTCTCAGCGACGATGCCAGGTAAAATCAGGACATTGGCGAAGCAGATCTTACATGATCCGACCGAGATTAATATTGCCTTATCAAAACCTTCTGAAGGAATTAATCAACAAGTTTATATGGTTTATGATGACCAGAAGACGGCATTGATACAGCATATTCTTACTAATCCAACTTATACGAGTACGATTATTTTTGCTTCCAAAAAGGAGTTTGTCAAACGGTTGAGTACTGATCTGCATAAAAGCGGTATCGCAGTAGAAGCATTCCACTCTGATTTGGAGCAAGCACAACGTGAAGATATCATGAATCGTTTCAAAGCAAAGCAAATAAACGTACTAATTGGTACAGATGTGATTTCTAGAGGTATTGATATCGTCGGTATCAGTTTGGTTATCAATTATGATGTTCCTCCAGATCCTGAAGATTATATCCACCGTGTTGGCCGTACAGCACGAGCCGCGACAACAGGAACAGCTATTACTTTCGTAAATCAGAAAGATCAGCCGCGGTTTGCAAAAATTGAAGAGCTTATCGGTTCAAGTATAGAAAAATTGGATTTACCCGAAGGTTTTTCTGCAGGACCGGTTTATGATCCAACACGTTATTCTGATCAAAAGAAGAAACCTTCTAAAAAGAAAAAATTCAAGAAGTTCGTTAAGAAAGATTAATTAAAAGAATTTGATATTTAGGTTTGCCCCCGAAGAGTTAGATGCTTTCTGGGGGCATTTTTATGGCAAAACATCCAAAGTGCAGTGCTGCAGTTATACTGTAATTTGTAAAAGAAAAAGTATAAGGCAAGTCCTATAACACTATTCTTACAACCAAATGTGATGATTTTTGTTGACTTCTATTGAAAAGCAGAAGTGCAATTAAATTTTTTACTGTATTTTAGTTTCAAAATTGACCTCGTATTAATTATTACCGTATGAATAATCAAAACCTTCATCTTAAAAAGCATGTCTACAGCATTGTAAGTACACTATTGTTCATCACTAATGTATCTCATGTATGTGGGCAGTCGTCATTTAAAATGGAAGGTGATTCGGCAGTTGCCATGATCGATCCTACATATGATCAAGTGAGTAAGTTGCATCGTTTCTGGTTAGGTGATTCTTATCGTGAACTATACAATACGCCGGTTAAAATGCGGGTCATGCATCTTCAAAAGGAACTTGGCGGTCTTACTGTTGTCAAGCTTGGTGGAGGTATGCAAACACAATCGCTACGTTTAAGAGACAGTACGGGTAGAGAATGGGTTTTGAGGTCTATTAATAAATTTCCAGAAAGGAGTCTGCCTGAACATTTGAGAAATACGATTGCAAAGGATATTGTTCAGGATCAAATTTCAATTGCTCATCCATTTGGAGCGCTAACTGTACCGACTTTTAATCGTGTATTAAAAATCCCACATGCTAGTCCAGAACTGGTCTTTGTTGGTGATGATCCTGGTTTAGAAGAACACCGTGCTGTATTTAAAAATAGAGCTTATATGTTTGAGCCAAGAGTACCTTTGGAGGATGAAGATGCGAAAACTGACAATACACTTAAAGCGCAAAGAAAGTTGGAGGAAGATAATGATATTCAAGTGGATCAGCGTTTAACATTGCGTGCAAGACTACTTGATTTCATTTTAGGAGATTGGGATCGTCATGAGGATAATTGGCGATGGGATTCTAAAAAGATTGACGATAAGAAAGTGTATAGTCCAGTACCAAGAGATCGTGATAAAGTATATTATAAAACATCGGGTATACTTCCGGTATTACTATCCATGCAGTGGCTGAAAGCGCACTTGCAACCTTTTGGTGATCATATTCGCAATGTCGGTCAGTGGAATTTTAATGAAAGGCATTTTGACCGTTACTTCTTAAACCATTTGGATCGAAAGGATTGGAAAGAGGAAATCAAATTTGTACAAACGG
This region includes:
- a CDS encoding prephenate dehydrogenase; its protein translation is MMNIAIIGVGLIGGSVAMKLKEKKFCDQVFGVDKSDANLTKALQIGFIDQKATLEEALEKCKVIILTAPVDAIITLAPKILDLVTDQVIIDMGSTKLNILQLIAEHANRGRYVAAHPMAGTEYSGPEAALPNLFKDKMMVYVEAFKSDEDAFELADSITEQLEMRTSFMTAEEHDTHTAYVSHISHLTSFALALTVLEKEKSQGRIFELAGSGFESTVRLAKSSPDMWTPIFKQNRVNVLEVLEENIKQLQALKDAIQDENYSQLHKLIKKSNKIKRIIK
- a CDS encoding pyridoxal phosphate-dependent aminotransferase; this encodes MQIEVAKRLQQTEEYYFSKKLREIDELNKAGARVINLGIGSPDLPPHPEVIQTLTTEAAKTNVHGYQNYKGSPVLRQAIADWYQRYYQATFNPNTEILPLIGSKEGIVHICMTYLQEGDHVLIPNPGYPAYAAAVRLSGASAITYDLSEETDWLPNLKKLSESDLSKVKLMWINYPHMPTGSSANEAFYHELIAFAKANHILICHDNPYSFILTDRPKSIMSIEGAKDVALELNSLSKSSNMAGWRIGMLVGAEARINEVLRFKSNMDSGMFLPAQLAAAKALQLDQTWYQDLNAIYHERRQLVFEIMNLLGCTYKKNQVGLFVWAKIPDNYESGYTLSDEVLDLSRVFITPGGIFGSAGNAYIRISLCASAEVLNEAIARIKEAKGTN
- a CDS encoding histidine phosphatase family protein, translating into MKKTFYFIRHGQTDLNLKGIVQGRGVNSPLNETGLAQAQAFYDAYKDIPFDKIYTSTLLRTHQTVESFIKDGISWQELEGLDEISWGIYEGKEQDESIMSGFNALVSAWKNGELDVSVDEGESPNALMLRQSDAIAHMVKQEHEETVLVCMHGRALRIILCLLTGVDASKMDEFPHTNTALYKLTYDNDQFEIIDYYNTKHLEVLTNG
- a CDS encoding ABC transporter ATP-binding protein, which codes for MKTYFRLLSFAKPIEKYAIPYIIFTLITVVFSTLNLAMLAPLLNTLFLKEEPAIQMVLVKPDGYNPLDYFNYYSNFANQEFGPYKALQYVCIAIIFSVFISNLFRYLSQRIMENLRIHTLLNLRKAVFDNVMDLHLGYFNSQRKGDIISKIASDVQVVQFSVTGTLQVAFKEPLQLIAYLVTLFAISTKLTLFAMLVIPVSAFFISKIVKNLKAQAIAGQTSYANMISFLDEALSGARIVKAFNGTNFVKKRFNDENDRYAGIMRAMASRQQMGSPVSELLGVIMVAIILLYGGNLVLSGSDEFGASEFIAYIAIFSQVMRPAKALTDAFSNIHNGIAAGERVLELIDTKSEVTDKPNAKEVTDFKEAIEFQQVDFSYGEKNILKNINLTIEKGKTIALVGPSGGGKSTLVDLIPRFMDVTGGQILFDGIDLRDLDQESLRTMIGVVNQESILFNDTIFNNITFSNTSATQEEVEAAAKIANAHEFILKTELGYETNIGDRGAKLSGGQRQRICIARAVLKNPPIMLLDEATSALDTESEKLVQDSLYKLMENRTTVVIAHRLSTIQSADTIVVIDAGQIVESGSHSELIQQEGLYRKLIDMQQFTD
- the mqnE gene encoding aminofutalosine synthase MqnE, giving the protein MDAKEKLNFLISNPLLDSELRNIANKVLQEERITFDEGVYLYEKAELGYLGVLANFIREKRHGDITFFNRNFHIEPTNVCVYDCKFCSYSRMIKERAEGWEMDVEGMMDIVKKYDDEAVTEVHITGGVVPKQNLDFYAEFFKKCKAHRPELHIKGLTPVEYYYIFKKAKLSHYEGMKYLQSCGLDSMPGGGAEIFHPEIREQIAHDKCTAEQWLDIHEQAHKLGMHTNATMLYGHIEQFWHRVDHMERLRQLQDKTGGFQTFIPLKFRNKENQMSHISEVSVIEDLRNYAIARIYLDNFDHIKAYWAMISRDTAQMSLAFGVDDIDGTLDDTTKIYSMAGAEEQNPGMSTQQLVELIRKVGRHPIERDTLYHVVTDYKDVVFEDDSKKKNYYSLPVVNN